A window of the Henckelia pumila isolate YLH828 chromosome 3, ASM3356847v2, whole genome shotgun sequence genome harbors these coding sequences:
- the LOC140886288 gene encoding pectin acetylesterase 10-like isoform X2 yields MSAAALPSNALMVGLTLVHGAAAKGAVCMDGTLPGYHLHHGFGTGVNSWLIQLEGGGWCNSIRSCVYRKKTHRGSSTYFERQLPFTGILSNRAEENPDFFNWNRVKIRYCDGGSFAGDAENKAAGLQFRGQRIWLAVIEDLMSKGMQNAHQALLSGCSAGGLASILHCDEFRNLFPRNTKVKCLSDAGLFMDAVDVSGGRALRNFFAGVVRLQGFRRNIPSSCTIHRDPTSCFFPQNLIANIKTPLFILNAAYDSWQLQESLAPPTADPHGNWHGCKMNNELCSASQIQFLQGFRYHMLNAVKAFSAYRQSGLFINSCFAHCQSERQDTWFADNSPVLGNKAIAIAVGDWYFDRANVKAIDCAYPCDKTCHNLVFR; encoded by the exons ATGTCTGCTGCAGCTCTCCCTTCAAATGCTCTAATGGTGGGTCTGACTCTTGTTCATGGAGCTGCTGCTAAAGGCGCTG TATGTATGGATGGAACATTACCTGGCTATCACTTGCATCATGGGTTTGGGACAGGAGTAAACAGTTGGCTCATCCAGTTGGAG GGAGGAGGATGGTGCAACAGTATTAGATCGTGTGTTTATCGCAAGAAGACACATCGAGGGTCTTCAACCTATTTTGAAAGACAACTTCCATTTACAGGGATACTTAGCAATAGGGCTGAAGAAAATCCAG ATTTTTTTAACTGGAATAGAGTAAAGATACGATATTGTGATGGGGGATCATTTGCTGGAGATGCTGAAAATAAG GCTGCAGGATTGCAATTCAGAGGTCAACGCATTTGGCTTGCAGTAATAGAAGACCTGATGTCCAAAGGAATGCAGAATGCTCACCAA GCACTTCTTTCGGGTTGTTCAGCGGGTGGTTTAGCTTCCATACTGCACTGTGATGAGTTTCGGAATTTATTTCCGAGAAATACTAAAGTGAAGTGTTTGAGTGATGCTGGATTATTTATGGATGC TGTTGATGTATCTGGTGGGCGTGCACTCAGAAATTTCTTCGCCGGTGTGGTTAGATTACAG GGCTTTCGTAGAAATATTCCCAGCAGTTGTACCATCCACCGGGATCCAACTTCT TGCTTCTTCCCTCAGAATCTAATCGCCAACATTAAAACCCCTCTGTTTATTCTTAATGCGGCCTATGATTCATGGCAG CTCCAAGAAAGCCTGGCTCCTCCAACCGCTGATCCGCATGGCAATTGGCATGGTTGTAAAATGAACAATGAACTATGTTCCGCATcccaaatccaatttttgcaag GTTTTAGGTATCATATGCTGAATGCTGTAAAAGCCTTTTCAGCGTATAGACAAAGTGGGCTCTTCATAAATTCTTGTTTTGCTCATTGCCAGTCCGAGAGGCAAGACACTTGGTTTGCAGATAATTCTCCAGTACTCGGCAACAAG GCAATTGCGATTGCTGTCGGAGACTGGTATTTTGATCGAGCAAATGTCAAGGCCATCGACTGTGCCTACCCGTGTGACAAAACTTGTCACAACCTGGTATTCCGGTGA
- the LOC140886396 gene encoding phytochrome A-like isoform X2, producing the protein MASSHPGQSSTSSKSRHSTRMIAQTSIDAKLHTDFEESGSSFDYSSSVRTTSAVRVDRGPRPDKITTAYLHQIQKGKLIQPFGCLLALDDRSFLVIAYSENAPEMLTMASHAVPSVGEHPVLGIGTDIKTIFTAPSATALHKALGFGEVSLLNPILVHCKTSGKPFYAIIHRVTGSFIIDFEPVNSHEVPMTAAGALQSYKLAAKAITRLQSLPSGNMERLCDTMVQEVFELTGYDRVMMYKFHDDHHGEVYTEVVKPGLEAYLGLHYPATDIPQAARFLFMKNKVRMICDCRANPVKVLQDEKLPFNLTLCGSTLRAPHGCHSQYMENMNSIASLVMSVVVNEEVEEGSNSSQPQKEKRLWGLVVCHHSTPRFIPFPLRYACEFLAQVFSIHVNKELELENQMLEKNILRTQTLLCDMLLRDAPLGIVSQSPNIMDLVKCDGAALLYKNQNYSLGSTPNDSQIRDIVSWLDEYHRDSTGLSTDSLYDANFPGALALGDTICGMAAVKITDKDWLFWFRSHTAAEIRWGGARNEPYAEDDGKKLHPRSSFSAFLEVVKERSLPWKDYEMDAIHSLQLILRNAFKDTKATDLDTMAIHTRLNDMRIDGMQELEAVTSEMVRLIETASVPILAVDVDGRVNGWNTKISDITGLPVDEAIGRHFLALVEDSSADAVNKMLELALQGNEERNVQFEIKTHGSRRESGPVSLIVNACASRDVRENVVGVCFIAQDVTAQKSMMDKFTRIEGDYRAIVQNPNPLIPPIFGSDEFGWCSEWNTAMTKLTGWPRDAVINKMLLGEVFGTHIACCRFKNQEAYVNLGIVLNNAAVSQESEKVPFGFFSRSGKYVECLLCAIKKLDGDGEITGVFCFLQLASPELQQALHIQRLTEQTSVKRLRLLAYIRREIKSPLSGIIFSRKMMEGTVLDDEQKSLLRTSVHCQRQLNKILDDTDLDHIIEGYMDLEMVEFKLHEVLIASISQVMMKSNGKGVKIVDNLAPNLSNETLYGDSVRLQQVLAAFLLVSVTFIPSGGQLGVAASLKKDSIGESVQLGHVEFRYDHNYFHFFARVMVCQSYT; encoded by the exons ATGGCGTCTTCACATCCTGGTCAATCTTCTACAAGTTCAAAATCGAGACATAGCACTAGGATGATTGCTCAAACCTCAATAGATGCAAAACTCCACACGGACTTTGAGGAATCAGGTAGTTCATTCGACTATTCGAGCTCAGTGCGTACGACAAGTGCTGTCCGAGTAGATCGGGGGCCTAGGCCTGACAAAATTACCACGGCTTACCTCCATCAAATTCAGAAAGGAAAGCTGATTCAGCCATTTGGGTGTTTGTTGGCGCTTGATGACAGGTCATTCCTTGTGATTGCCTACAGTGAAAATGCTCCCGAAATGCTTACAATGGCGAGTCACGCTGTTCCAAGCGTCGGAGAGCACCCGGTACTCGGCATCGGAACTGATATCAAAACCATTTTCACTGCTCCTAGTGCTACTGCTTTACATAAAGCATTAGGATTTGGTGAGGTTTCTCTATTAAACCCCATCTTGGTTCACTGCAAAACTTCTGGAAAACCATTTTATGCTATCATCCACAGAGTTACAGGTAGTTTTATTATCGACTTTGAGCCTGTGAATAGTCACGAGGTCCCGATGACTGCTGCTGGTGCCTTACAATCTTATAAGCTTGCTGCCAAAGCCATTACGAGATTGCAGTCATTACCTAGTGGGAACATGGAAAGGCTCTGTGATACAATGGTGCAAGAAGTTTTTGAACTCACGGGTTATGACCGGGTAATGATGTACAAGTTTCATGATGATCATCATGGGGAGGTGTACACCGAGGTCGTAAAGCCTGGGCTTGAGGCTTATTTGGGCTTGCATTATCCGGCCACAGATATCCCTCAAGCTGCTCGGTTTTTATTCATGAAGAACAAGGTCAGGATGATCTGCGACTGTAGAGCAAATCCTGTTAAGGTTCTTCAAGACGAGAAGCTTCCTTTCAATCTTACATTATGTGGCTCGACACTCAGAGCTCCTCACGGTTGCCATTCACAATACATGGAAAACATGAATTCAATTGCATCATTGGTAATGTCGGTTGTTGTTAATGAGGAAGTTGAAGAAGGCTCCAATTCCTCACAGCCACAAAAGGAAAAAAGGCTTTGGGGACTCGTGGTTTGCCATCACTCAACCCCAAGATTCATCCCTTTCCCTCTccgttatgcatgcgaatttctTGCCCAGGTGTTTTCCATTCATGTCAACAAAGAGTTAGAATTGGAAAATCAGATGCTCGAGAAGAATATTCTGCGAACTCAGACCCTCTTGTGTGATATGCTGTTGCGAGATGCTCCTTTAGGCATCGTCTCACAAAGCCCGAACATAATGGATCTCGTGAAATGCGATGGTGCTGCTCTACTATATAAGAATCAAAATTATAGCTTAGGATCGACCCCAAATGACTCTCAGATTCGCGACATAGTTTCTTGGCTAGATGAGTATCATCGAGATTCCACAGGTTTGAGTACAGATAGCTTATATGACGCCAATTTTCCTGGAGCGCTTGCTCTCGGTGACACTATCTGTGGAATGGCGGCTGTCAAGATAACTGATAAGGACTGGCTTTTCTGGTTCAGATCGCACACTGCTGCAGAAATTCGTTGGGGTGGAGCCAGGAATGAACCGTATGCTGAGGATGACGGCAAGAAGTTGCATCCAAGGTCATCTTTTAGTGCATTCTTAGAGGTTGTCAAGGAACGGAGTTTACCTTGGAAGGACTACGAGATGGATGCCATCCACTCTTTGCAGCTCATTCTACGAAATGCCTTCAAGGATACCAAGGCTACAGATTTGGACACAATGGCGATTCATACGAGACTTAATGACATGCGAATTGATGGAATGCAGGAGCTTGAAGCAGTGACATCTGAGATGGTCCGGCTGATTGAAACTGCATCTGTGCCTATCTTGGCAGTTGACGTGGATGGGCGGGTTAATGGATGGAATACAAAAATTTCTGATATAACTGGTCTTCCTGTTGACGAAGCAATAGGCAGGCATTTTCTTGCACTGGTAGAAGATTCGTCAGCTGATGCAGTGAATAAGATGTTGGAATTGGCACTTCAAG GGAATGAAGAACGAAATGTTCAATTTGAGATCAAAACACACGGGTCAAGAAGAGAGTCTGGTCCCGTCAGCTTAATTGTAAACGCTTGTGCAAGCAGAGACGTACGAGAAAATGTTGTGGGAGTATGTTTTATTGCTCAGGATGTAACCGCACAGAAAAGTATGATGGACAAATTCACTAGAATTGAAGGAGATTACAGAGCTATAGTACAAAATCCTAATCCACTTATCCCACCTATATTTGGCTCCGATGAATTTGGCTGGTGTTCCGAGTGGAATACTGCTATGACTAAATTAACTGGATGGCCTAGAGATGCTGTGATAAATAAAATGCTTCTGGGTGAGGTCTTTGGAACCCACATAGCTTGTTGCCGATTCAAGAATCAAGAGGCTTATGTGAACCTTGGTATTGTACTCAACAATGCTGCAGTTAGTCAAGAATCTGAAAAGGTACCGTTTGGTTTTTTCTCGAGGAGTGGGAAGTATGTGGAATGCCTCCTTTGTGCGATCAAAAAGTTGGATGGAGATGGCGAAATAACTGGCGTCTTCTGCTTCCTGCAGCTGGCAAGTCCAGAACTCCAACAAGCACTTCACATTCAACGGTTAACAGAACAAACATCAGTGAAAAGATTGAGGCTCTTGGCATATATTAGAAGGGAGATTAAGAGTCCTCTATCTGGGATTATCTTTTCACGAAAGATGATGGAAGGAACTGTCCTGGATGATGAGCAGAAAAGCCTTCTTCGCACTAGTGTTCATTGCCAACGGCAGCTAAATAAAATTCTCGATGACACGGATCTTGATCATATAATTGAAGG GTACATGGATCTGGAGATGGTAGAGTTTAAGCTGCATGAGGTGTTGATAGCTTCCATTAGTCAAGTCATGATGAAGAGCAATGGAAAGGGTGTGAAAATAGTTGATAATTTAGCTCCAAATCTCTCAAATGAAACCCTATATGGAGACAGTGTGAGGCTTCAGCAAGTCCTAGCGGCTTTCTTGCTTGTATCAGTTACTTTCATTCCGAGTGGAGGCCAGCTTGGTGTTGCAGCTTCTTTGAAAAAAGATTCTATAGGGGAATCTGTTCAGCTTGGCCATGTAGAATTCAGGTACGATCACAATTATTTCCATTTTTTTG CACGAGTAATGGTATGTCAATCCTATACATGA
- the LOC140886397 gene encoding germin-like protein 5-1: MAVATHVCKMLAIICLMMLTHRVYADPDLLQDICVADLTSAIKVNGFTCKSNVTADDFFSAALANPGVTNSFGSLVTGANVERIPGLNTLGVSLSRIDYAPGGLNPPHTHPRATEIVFVLYGQLEVGFITTANVLYTKIIKNGEIFVFPKGLVHFQRNNGVGPAAVIAAFNSQLPGTQSIATTLFGASPPVPDIVLATAFQIDTNEVQTIKSKFAPKPRN; this comes from the exons ATGGCGGTTGCGACTCATGTGTGCAAGATGCTAGCAATCATCTGTTTGATGATGCTAACCCACAGGGTTTATGCAGATCCAGACTTGCTTCAAGATATTTGTGTTGCTGATCTCACTTCTG CTATAAAAGTCAACGGGTTCACGTGCAAGTCAAACGTGACGGCGGACGATTTCTTCTCCGCCGCGCTGGCAAATCCCGGCGTCACCAACTCCTTCGGCTCACTGGTAACCGGCGCCAACGTGGAGAGAATCCCAGGCCTGAACACCCTCGGCGTGTCTCTCTCCCGCATCGACTACGCCCCCGGCGGCCTCAACCCGCCGCACACTCACCCACGAGCCACCGAGATAGTTTTCGTTCTCTACGGCCAGCTCGAAGTCGGCTTCATCACCACCGCCAACGTCCTCTACACCAAGATCATCAAGAACGGCGAGATCTTCGTCTTCCCTAAAGGTCTCGTCCACTTCCAGAGGAACAACGGCGTCGGCCCGGCGGCGGTAATCGCCGCCTTCAACAGCCAGCTGCCGGGGACTCAGTCCATCGCCACCACGTTGTTCGGGGCTTCGCCGCCTGTGCCTGATATTGTTTTGGCGACTGCCTTTCAGATTGACACCAACGAAGTTCAGACGATCAAGTCCAAGTTCGCACCCAAGCCCCGTAATTAA
- the LOC140886396 gene encoding phytochrome A-like isoform X1: MASSHPGQSSTSSKSRHSTRMIAQTSIDAKLHTDFEESGSSFDYSSSVRTTSAVRVDRGPRPDKITTAYLHQIQKGKLIQPFGCLLALDDRSFLVIAYSENAPEMLTMASHAVPSVGEHPVLGIGTDIKTIFTAPSATALHKALGFGEVSLLNPILVHCKTSGKPFYAIIHRVTGSFIIDFEPVNSHEVPMTAAGALQSYKLAAKAITRLQSLPSGNMERLCDTMVQEVFELTGYDRVMMYKFHDDHHGEVYTEVVKPGLEAYLGLHYPATDIPQAARFLFMKNKVRMICDCRANPVKVLQDEKLPFNLTLCGSTLRAPHGCHSQYMENMNSIASLVMSVVVNEEVEEGSNSSQPQKEKRLWGLVVCHHSTPRFIPFPLRYACEFLAQVFSIHVNKELELENQMLEKNILRTQTLLCDMLLRDAPLGIVSQSPNIMDLVKCDGAALLYKNQNYSLGSTPNDSQIRDIVSWLDEYHRDSTGLSTDSLYDANFPGALALGDTICGMAAVKITDKDWLFWFRSHTAAEIRWGGARNEPYAEDDGKKLHPRSSFSAFLEVVKERSLPWKDYEMDAIHSLQLILRNAFKDTKATDLDTMAIHTRLNDMRIDGMQELEAVTSEMVRLIETASVPILAVDVDGRVNGWNTKISDITGLPVDEAIGRHFLALVEDSSADAVNKMLELALQGNEERNVQFEIKTHGSRRESGPVSLIVNACASRDVRENVVGVCFIAQDVTAQKSMMDKFTRIEGDYRAIVQNPNPLIPPIFGSDEFGWCSEWNTAMTKLTGWPRDAVINKMLLGEVFGTHIACCRFKNQEAYVNLGIVLNNAAVSQESEKVPFGFFSRSGKYVECLLCAIKKLDGDGEITGVFCFLQLASPELQQALHIQRLTEQTSVKRLRLLAYIRREIKSPLSGIIFSRKMMEGTVLDDEQKSLLRTSVHCQRQLNKILDDTDLDHIIEGYMDLEMVEFKLHEVLIASISQVMMKSNGKGVKIVDNLAPNLSNETLYGDSVRLQQVLAAFLLVSVTFIPSGGQLGVAASLKKDSIGESVQLGHVEFRITHSGGGVPQGLLNQMFGNEQEASEEGISLFICRKLVKLMNGEVQYLREAERSTFIISVELAISNHRT; encoded by the exons ATGGCGTCTTCACATCCTGGTCAATCTTCTACAAGTTCAAAATCGAGACATAGCACTAGGATGATTGCTCAAACCTCAATAGATGCAAAACTCCACACGGACTTTGAGGAATCAGGTAGTTCATTCGACTATTCGAGCTCAGTGCGTACGACAAGTGCTGTCCGAGTAGATCGGGGGCCTAGGCCTGACAAAATTACCACGGCTTACCTCCATCAAATTCAGAAAGGAAAGCTGATTCAGCCATTTGGGTGTTTGTTGGCGCTTGATGACAGGTCATTCCTTGTGATTGCCTACAGTGAAAATGCTCCCGAAATGCTTACAATGGCGAGTCACGCTGTTCCAAGCGTCGGAGAGCACCCGGTACTCGGCATCGGAACTGATATCAAAACCATTTTCACTGCTCCTAGTGCTACTGCTTTACATAAAGCATTAGGATTTGGTGAGGTTTCTCTATTAAACCCCATCTTGGTTCACTGCAAAACTTCTGGAAAACCATTTTATGCTATCATCCACAGAGTTACAGGTAGTTTTATTATCGACTTTGAGCCTGTGAATAGTCACGAGGTCCCGATGACTGCTGCTGGTGCCTTACAATCTTATAAGCTTGCTGCCAAAGCCATTACGAGATTGCAGTCATTACCTAGTGGGAACATGGAAAGGCTCTGTGATACAATGGTGCAAGAAGTTTTTGAACTCACGGGTTATGACCGGGTAATGATGTACAAGTTTCATGATGATCATCATGGGGAGGTGTACACCGAGGTCGTAAAGCCTGGGCTTGAGGCTTATTTGGGCTTGCATTATCCGGCCACAGATATCCCTCAAGCTGCTCGGTTTTTATTCATGAAGAACAAGGTCAGGATGATCTGCGACTGTAGAGCAAATCCTGTTAAGGTTCTTCAAGACGAGAAGCTTCCTTTCAATCTTACATTATGTGGCTCGACACTCAGAGCTCCTCACGGTTGCCATTCACAATACATGGAAAACATGAATTCAATTGCATCATTGGTAATGTCGGTTGTTGTTAATGAGGAAGTTGAAGAAGGCTCCAATTCCTCACAGCCACAAAAGGAAAAAAGGCTTTGGGGACTCGTGGTTTGCCATCACTCAACCCCAAGATTCATCCCTTTCCCTCTccgttatgcatgcgaatttctTGCCCAGGTGTTTTCCATTCATGTCAACAAAGAGTTAGAATTGGAAAATCAGATGCTCGAGAAGAATATTCTGCGAACTCAGACCCTCTTGTGTGATATGCTGTTGCGAGATGCTCCTTTAGGCATCGTCTCACAAAGCCCGAACATAATGGATCTCGTGAAATGCGATGGTGCTGCTCTACTATATAAGAATCAAAATTATAGCTTAGGATCGACCCCAAATGACTCTCAGATTCGCGACATAGTTTCTTGGCTAGATGAGTATCATCGAGATTCCACAGGTTTGAGTACAGATAGCTTATATGACGCCAATTTTCCTGGAGCGCTTGCTCTCGGTGACACTATCTGTGGAATGGCGGCTGTCAAGATAACTGATAAGGACTGGCTTTTCTGGTTCAGATCGCACACTGCTGCAGAAATTCGTTGGGGTGGAGCCAGGAATGAACCGTATGCTGAGGATGACGGCAAGAAGTTGCATCCAAGGTCATCTTTTAGTGCATTCTTAGAGGTTGTCAAGGAACGGAGTTTACCTTGGAAGGACTACGAGATGGATGCCATCCACTCTTTGCAGCTCATTCTACGAAATGCCTTCAAGGATACCAAGGCTACAGATTTGGACACAATGGCGATTCATACGAGACTTAATGACATGCGAATTGATGGAATGCAGGAGCTTGAAGCAGTGACATCTGAGATGGTCCGGCTGATTGAAACTGCATCTGTGCCTATCTTGGCAGTTGACGTGGATGGGCGGGTTAATGGATGGAATACAAAAATTTCTGATATAACTGGTCTTCCTGTTGACGAAGCAATAGGCAGGCATTTTCTTGCACTGGTAGAAGATTCGTCAGCTGATGCAGTGAATAAGATGTTGGAATTGGCACTTCAAG GGAATGAAGAACGAAATGTTCAATTTGAGATCAAAACACACGGGTCAAGAAGAGAGTCTGGTCCCGTCAGCTTAATTGTAAACGCTTGTGCAAGCAGAGACGTACGAGAAAATGTTGTGGGAGTATGTTTTATTGCTCAGGATGTAACCGCACAGAAAAGTATGATGGACAAATTCACTAGAATTGAAGGAGATTACAGAGCTATAGTACAAAATCCTAATCCACTTATCCCACCTATATTTGGCTCCGATGAATTTGGCTGGTGTTCCGAGTGGAATACTGCTATGACTAAATTAACTGGATGGCCTAGAGATGCTGTGATAAATAAAATGCTTCTGGGTGAGGTCTTTGGAACCCACATAGCTTGTTGCCGATTCAAGAATCAAGAGGCTTATGTGAACCTTGGTATTGTACTCAACAATGCTGCAGTTAGTCAAGAATCTGAAAAGGTACCGTTTGGTTTTTTCTCGAGGAGTGGGAAGTATGTGGAATGCCTCCTTTGTGCGATCAAAAAGTTGGATGGAGATGGCGAAATAACTGGCGTCTTCTGCTTCCTGCAGCTGGCAAGTCCAGAACTCCAACAAGCACTTCACATTCAACGGTTAACAGAACAAACATCAGTGAAAAGATTGAGGCTCTTGGCATATATTAGAAGGGAGATTAAGAGTCCTCTATCTGGGATTATCTTTTCACGAAAGATGATGGAAGGAACTGTCCTGGATGATGAGCAGAAAAGCCTTCTTCGCACTAGTGTTCATTGCCAACGGCAGCTAAATAAAATTCTCGATGACACGGATCTTGATCATATAATTGAAGG GTACATGGATCTGGAGATGGTAGAGTTTAAGCTGCATGAGGTGTTGATAGCTTCCATTAGTCAAGTCATGATGAAGAGCAATGGAAAGGGTGTGAAAATAGTTGATAATTTAGCTCCAAATCTCTCAAATGAAACCCTATATGGAGACAGTGTGAGGCTTCAGCAAGTCCTAGCGGCTTTCTTGCTTGTATCAGTTACTTTCATTCCGAGTGGAGGCCAGCTTGGTGTTGCAGCTTCTTTGAAAAAAGATTCTATAGGGGAATCTGTTCAGCTTGGCCATGTAGAATTCAG GATAACACATAGTGGCGGAGGAGTGCCTCAAGGGTTGTTGAACCAAATGTTTGGTAATGAACAAGAAGCATCTGAAGAAGGAATTAGCCTTTTTATCTGCCGTAAACTGGTGAAGCTTATGAATGGTGAGGTTCAGTATTTAAGGGAGGCGGAACGATCCACTTTTATTATATCCGTTGAACTCGCTATCTCTAACCACCGAACATGA
- the LOC140886288 gene encoding pectin acetylesterase 12-like isoform X3, translating into MELLLKALGGGWCNSIRSCVYRKKTHRGSSTYFERQLPFTGILSNRAEENPDFFNWNRVKIRYCDGGSFAGDAENKAAGLQFRGQRIWLAVIEDLMSKGMQNAHQALLSGCSAGGLASILHCDEFRNLFPRNTKVKCLSDAGLFMDAVDVSGGRALRNFFAGVVRLQGFRRNIPSSCTIHRDPTSCFFPQNLIANIKTPLFILNAAYDSWQLQESLAPPTADPHGNWHGCKMNNELCSASQIQFLQGFRYHMLNAVKAFSAYRQSGLFINSCFAHCQSERQDTWFADNSPVLGNKAIAIAVGDWYFDRANVKAIDCAYPCDKTCHNLVFR; encoded by the exons ATGGAGCTGCTGCTAAAGGCGCTG GGAGGAGGATGGTGCAACAGTATTAGATCGTGTGTTTATCGCAAGAAGACACATCGAGGGTCTTCAACCTATTTTGAAAGACAACTTCCATTTACAGGGATACTTAGCAATAGGGCTGAAGAAAATCCAG ATTTTTTTAACTGGAATAGAGTAAAGATACGATATTGTGATGGGGGATCATTTGCTGGAGATGCTGAAAATAAG GCTGCAGGATTGCAATTCAGAGGTCAACGCATTTGGCTTGCAGTAATAGAAGACCTGATGTCCAAAGGAATGCAGAATGCTCACCAA GCACTTCTTTCGGGTTGTTCAGCGGGTGGTTTAGCTTCCATACTGCACTGTGATGAGTTTCGGAATTTATTTCCGAGAAATACTAAAGTGAAGTGTTTGAGTGATGCTGGATTATTTATGGATGC TGTTGATGTATCTGGTGGGCGTGCACTCAGAAATTTCTTCGCCGGTGTGGTTAGATTACAG GGCTTTCGTAGAAATATTCCCAGCAGTTGTACCATCCACCGGGATCCAACTTCT TGCTTCTTCCCTCAGAATCTAATCGCCAACATTAAAACCCCTCTGTTTATTCTTAATGCGGCCTATGATTCATGGCAG CTCCAAGAAAGCCTGGCTCCTCCAACCGCTGATCCGCATGGCAATTGGCATGGTTGTAAAATGAACAATGAACTATGTTCCGCATcccaaatccaatttttgcaag GTTTTAGGTATCATATGCTGAATGCTGTAAAAGCCTTTTCAGCGTATAGACAAAGTGGGCTCTTCATAAATTCTTGTTTTGCTCATTGCCAGTCCGAGAGGCAAGACACTTGGTTTGCAGATAATTCTCCAGTACTCGGCAACAAG GCAATTGCGATTGCTGTCGGAGACTGGTATTTTGATCGAGCAAATGTCAAGGCCATCGACTGTGCCTACCCGTGTGACAAAACTTGTCACAACCTGGTATTCCGGTGA
- the LOC140886288 gene encoding pectin acetylesterase 12-like isoform X1 — protein MGRVLEFWGVLFSVLVLRNWVVKSFEFDEFFGKNRTDVSFLESVSILESVYGMSAAALPSNALMVGLTLVHGAAAKGAVCMDGTLPGYHLHHGFGTGVNSWLIQLEGGGWCNSIRSCVYRKKTHRGSSTYFERQLPFTGILSNRAEENPDFFNWNRVKIRYCDGGSFAGDAENKAAGLQFRGQRIWLAVIEDLMSKGMQNAHQALLSGCSAGGLASILHCDEFRNLFPRNTKVKCLSDAGLFMDAVDVSGGRALRNFFAGVVRLQGFRRNIPSSCTIHRDPTSCFFPQNLIANIKTPLFILNAAYDSWQLQESLAPPTADPHGNWHGCKMNNELCSASQIQFLQGFRYHMLNAVKAFSAYRQSGLFINSCFAHCQSERQDTWFADNSPVLGNKAIAIAVGDWYFDRANVKAIDCAYPCDKTCHNLVFR, from the exons ATGGGAAGGGTGTTGGAGTTTTGGGGTGTGCTTTTTTCTGTGTTAGTTTTGAGAAACTGGGTTGTTAAAagttttgaatttgatgaattttTTGGAAAGAACAGAACGGATGTCTCGTTCTTGGAGTCTGTGTCAATTTTGGAGAGTGTGTATGGAATGTCTGCTGCAGCTCTCCCTTCAAATGCTCTAATGGTGGGTCTGACTCTTGTTCATGGAGCTGCTGCTAAAGGCGCTG TATGTATGGATGGAACATTACCTGGCTATCACTTGCATCATGGGTTTGGGACAGGAGTAAACAGTTGGCTCATCCAGTTGGAG GGAGGAGGATGGTGCAACAGTATTAGATCGTGTGTTTATCGCAAGAAGACACATCGAGGGTCTTCAACCTATTTTGAAAGACAACTTCCATTTACAGGGATACTTAGCAATAGGGCTGAAGAAAATCCAG ATTTTTTTAACTGGAATAGAGTAAAGATACGATATTGTGATGGGGGATCATTTGCTGGAGATGCTGAAAATAAG GCTGCAGGATTGCAATTCAGAGGTCAACGCATTTGGCTTGCAGTAATAGAAGACCTGATGTCCAAAGGAATGCAGAATGCTCACCAA GCACTTCTTTCGGGTTGTTCAGCGGGTGGTTTAGCTTCCATACTGCACTGTGATGAGTTTCGGAATTTATTTCCGAGAAATACTAAAGTGAAGTGTTTGAGTGATGCTGGATTATTTATGGATGC TGTTGATGTATCTGGTGGGCGTGCACTCAGAAATTTCTTCGCCGGTGTGGTTAGATTACAG GGCTTTCGTAGAAATATTCCCAGCAGTTGTACCATCCACCGGGATCCAACTTCT TGCTTCTTCCCTCAGAATCTAATCGCCAACATTAAAACCCCTCTGTTTATTCTTAATGCGGCCTATGATTCATGGCAG CTCCAAGAAAGCCTGGCTCCTCCAACCGCTGATCCGCATGGCAATTGGCATGGTTGTAAAATGAACAATGAACTATGTTCCGCATcccaaatccaatttttgcaag GTTTTAGGTATCATATGCTGAATGCTGTAAAAGCCTTTTCAGCGTATAGACAAAGTGGGCTCTTCATAAATTCTTGTTTTGCTCATTGCCAGTCCGAGAGGCAAGACACTTGGTTTGCAGATAATTCTCCAGTACTCGGCAACAAG GCAATTGCGATTGCTGTCGGAGACTGGTATTTTGATCGAGCAAATGTCAAGGCCATCGACTGTGCCTACCCGTGTGACAAAACTTGTCACAACCTGGTATTCCGGTGA